From a region of the Vicia villosa cultivar HV-30 ecotype Madison, WI unplaced genomic scaffold, Vvil1.0 ctg.000684F_1_1_3, whole genome shotgun sequence genome:
- the LOC131630448 gene encoding F-box/kelch-repeat protein At3g06240-like isoform X1 gives MMDSATVSHDDQKVSRRYIPISFYMDSAVNHPGPIRKVSKNSIPLSFYTTTHVYHPAPDPTSESKMDVFVVNEEKDTRKKNPLSFYMDPTVSHPGPLLINYIQLYNSSESNSSESNSSESKFSFGSFDSESSESKSSESKLCFGSFGSQSSESKLNFRSSTTKSSKSKLNFRSSEFKSSESKLSFRNSKLSFGSQSSESKSSESTLSFRSSKSSFGSGSSESKSSESKLRKLSFGSGSSESKSSESKFIFGSFGSPSSESKSPESKFIFGSFGSESSESKSVAKVSKNYIPPSSKSKVSRNSIPDKFAFSILSKLPIKSLKRFGCVRKSWSVLFENTDFMTMYREHFISRHGSYDDYHSFILTSHRLDHGFIHSEFHLVENRLKLNLPSPLQRSGKYTCILGSTSVNGFFCLGQHYLAMKTPQYVLWNPLTDEFMGIPSSPTELTPKHPSFDTLSLEPIFHGFGYDQLRHDFKVVQYVSFVSARSSRLTTSFFEIYSLKSNSWRMIDMDNDLSHWGYFYSRAFSGHEVYLDGACHWLVSECINHRRAMTVLSFDLSREVFFTTPVGEQPYAPYADLLCLTVLNGSIALLSNHHDDVVFHISILGELGVSESWIKLYTYGPSPSIQWPPLGFGKMGHLFIRKKDHEIAYVDLSTQIIEEVGITGGKTNYNIGGLYKESLLSSEDQCLVT, from the coding sequence ATGATGGATTCCGCCACCGTGTCCCACGATGATCAGAAGGTTAGCAGAAGATATATTCCAATATCATTCTACATGGATTCCGCCGTCAACCACCCTGGTCCGATTCGTAAGGTCAGCAAAAATTCTATCCCACTATCGTTCTACACAACCACCCACGTCTACCACCCTGCTCCTGATCCGACCTCTGAATCAAAGATGGATGTATTTGTGGTAAATGAAGAAAAGGATACCAGAAAGAAGAATCCACTATCGTTCTACATGGATCCCACCGTCTCCCACCCTGGTCCGTTGCTTATAAACTATATACAACTATACAATTCATCTGAATCAAATTCATCCGAATCAAATTCATCTGAATCAAAGTTCAGCTTTGGTAGCTTTGATTCCGAGTCCTCTGAATCGAAATCATCTGAATCAAAGTTATGCTTTGGTAGCTTTGGTTCCCAGTCCTCTGAATCAAAGTTAAACTTTCGTAGCTCTACAACCAAATCATCTAAATCAAAGTTAAACTTTCGTAGCTCTGAATTCAAATCATCTGAATCAAAGTTAAGCTTTCGTAACTCAAAGTTAAGCTTTGGTTCCCAGTCCTCTGAATCCAAATCATCTGAATCAACTTTAAGCTTTCGTAGCTCAAAGTCAAGCTTTGGTTCCGGGTCCTCTGAATCAAAATCATCTGAATCAAAGTTAAGAAAGTTAAGCTTTGGTTCCGGGTCCTCTGAATCAAAATCATCTGAATCAAAGTTCATCTTTGGTAGCTTTGGTTCCCCGTCCTCTGAATCAAAATCACCTGAATCAAAGTTTATCTTTGGTAGCTTTGGTTCCGAGTCCTCTGAATCAAAGTCTGTGGCAAAGGTCAGCAAAAACTATATTCCTCCGTCCTCCAAATCAAAGGTTAGCAGAAACTCTATTCCCGATAAATTTGCTTTCTCTATTCTTTCAAAACTCCCCATAAAGTCATTGAAGCGCTTTGGATGCGTACGCAAATCATGGTCCGTTTTATTTGAAAACACTGATTTCATGACAATGTACAGAGAACATTTCATATCTCGTCATGGTTCCTACGATGATTATCATTCATTTATTCTCACAAGTCATCGGCTTGATCATGGTTTTATCCACTCTGAATTTCATTTGGTCGAAAATAGACTCAAACTAAATTTGCCATCTCCACTTCAACGGTCTGGCAAATATACTTGTATTCTCGGCTCCACAAGTGTTAACGGCTTTTTTTGTCTCGGCCAACATTATCTAGCTATGAAGACGCCCCAATATGTATTATGGAATCCCCTTACCGACGAATTCATGGGCATTCCTTCTAGCCCCACTGAACTTACACCAAAACACCCTAGTTTCGACACCCTCAGTCTCGAACCTATTTTTCACGGGTTTGGTTATGACCAACTTAGACATGACTTTAAGGTCGTTCAGTATGTATCATTTGTTTCCGCTCGCTCTTCTCGGCTTACAACAAGTTTTTTTGAGATATATAGTTTAAAAAGTAATTCTTGGAGAATGATCGACATGGACAATGATCTGTCTCATTGGGGTTATTTTTATTCTAGGGCATTTTCTGGTCACGAAGTTTATCTGGATGGAGCGTGTCATTGGTTGGTTTCGGAATGTATCAACCATCGAAGGGCTATGACCGTCTTGTCATTTGACTTGAGTCGTGAGGTGTTCTTTACAACACCCGTCGGGGAACAACCTTATGCTCCATACGCTGATCTTCTATGCTTGACAGTGTTAAATGGATCTATTGCTTTACTATCCAATCATCACGACGATGTTGTTTTTCACATATCTATTCTGGGTGAACTCGGTGTGAGTGAATCATGGATCAAACTATATACTTATGGCCCCTCACCTTCCATCCAATGGCCACCACTTGGATTTGGGAAGATGGGACATCTTTTCATTAGAAAAAAAGATCATGAAATCGCCTATGTTGATTTGAGCACCCAAATTATTGAGGAGGTTGGTATTACTGGTGGAAAGACAAATTATAATATTGGTGG
- the LOC131630448 gene encoding F-box/kelch-repeat protein At3g06240-like isoform X2 yields the protein MMDSATVSHDDQKVSRRYIPISFYMDSAVNHPGPIRKVSKNSIPLSFYTTTHVYHPAPDPTSESKMDVFVVNEEKDTRKKNPLSFYMDPTVSHPGPLLINYIQLYNSSESNSSESNSSESKFSFGSFDSESSESKSSESKLCFGSFGSQSSESKLNFRSSTTKSSKSKLNFRSSEFKSSESKLSFRNSKLSFGSQSSESKSSESTLSFRSSKSSFGSGSSESKSSESKLRKLSFGSGSSESKSSESKFIFGSFGSPSSESKSPESKFIFGSFGSESSESKSVAKVSKNYIPPSSKSKVSRNSIPDKFAFSILSKLPIKSLKRFGCVRKSWSVLFENTDFMTMYREHFISRHGSYDDYHSFILTSHRLDHGFIHSEFHLVENRLKLNLPSPLQRSGKYTCILGSTSVNGFFCLGQHYLAMKTPQYVLWNPLTDEFMGIPSSPTELTPKHPSFDTLSLEPIFHGFGYDQLRHDFKVVQYVSFVSARSSRLTTSFFEIYSLKSNSWRMIDMDNDLSHWGYFYSRAFSGHEVYLDGACHWLVSECINHRRAMTVLSFDLSREVFFTTPVGEQPYAPYADLLCLTVLNGSIALLSNHHDDVVFHISILGELGVSESWIKLYTYGPSPSIQWPPLGFGKMGHLFIRKKDHEIAYVDLSTQIIEEVGITGGKTNYNIGGLYKESLLSSEDQCN from the coding sequence ATGATGGATTCCGCCACCGTGTCCCACGATGATCAGAAGGTTAGCAGAAGATATATTCCAATATCATTCTACATGGATTCCGCCGTCAACCACCCTGGTCCGATTCGTAAGGTCAGCAAAAATTCTATCCCACTATCGTTCTACACAACCACCCACGTCTACCACCCTGCTCCTGATCCGACCTCTGAATCAAAGATGGATGTATTTGTGGTAAATGAAGAAAAGGATACCAGAAAGAAGAATCCACTATCGTTCTACATGGATCCCACCGTCTCCCACCCTGGTCCGTTGCTTATAAACTATATACAACTATACAATTCATCTGAATCAAATTCATCCGAATCAAATTCATCTGAATCAAAGTTCAGCTTTGGTAGCTTTGATTCCGAGTCCTCTGAATCGAAATCATCTGAATCAAAGTTATGCTTTGGTAGCTTTGGTTCCCAGTCCTCTGAATCAAAGTTAAACTTTCGTAGCTCTACAACCAAATCATCTAAATCAAAGTTAAACTTTCGTAGCTCTGAATTCAAATCATCTGAATCAAAGTTAAGCTTTCGTAACTCAAAGTTAAGCTTTGGTTCCCAGTCCTCTGAATCCAAATCATCTGAATCAACTTTAAGCTTTCGTAGCTCAAAGTCAAGCTTTGGTTCCGGGTCCTCTGAATCAAAATCATCTGAATCAAAGTTAAGAAAGTTAAGCTTTGGTTCCGGGTCCTCTGAATCAAAATCATCTGAATCAAAGTTCATCTTTGGTAGCTTTGGTTCCCCGTCCTCTGAATCAAAATCACCTGAATCAAAGTTTATCTTTGGTAGCTTTGGTTCCGAGTCCTCTGAATCAAAGTCTGTGGCAAAGGTCAGCAAAAACTATATTCCTCCGTCCTCCAAATCAAAGGTTAGCAGAAACTCTATTCCCGATAAATTTGCTTTCTCTATTCTTTCAAAACTCCCCATAAAGTCATTGAAGCGCTTTGGATGCGTACGCAAATCATGGTCCGTTTTATTTGAAAACACTGATTTCATGACAATGTACAGAGAACATTTCATATCTCGTCATGGTTCCTACGATGATTATCATTCATTTATTCTCACAAGTCATCGGCTTGATCATGGTTTTATCCACTCTGAATTTCATTTGGTCGAAAATAGACTCAAACTAAATTTGCCATCTCCACTTCAACGGTCTGGCAAATATACTTGTATTCTCGGCTCCACAAGTGTTAACGGCTTTTTTTGTCTCGGCCAACATTATCTAGCTATGAAGACGCCCCAATATGTATTATGGAATCCCCTTACCGACGAATTCATGGGCATTCCTTCTAGCCCCACTGAACTTACACCAAAACACCCTAGTTTCGACACCCTCAGTCTCGAACCTATTTTTCACGGGTTTGGTTATGACCAACTTAGACATGACTTTAAGGTCGTTCAGTATGTATCATTTGTTTCCGCTCGCTCTTCTCGGCTTACAACAAGTTTTTTTGAGATATATAGTTTAAAAAGTAATTCTTGGAGAATGATCGACATGGACAATGATCTGTCTCATTGGGGTTATTTTTATTCTAGGGCATTTTCTGGTCACGAAGTTTATCTGGATGGAGCGTGTCATTGGTTGGTTTCGGAATGTATCAACCATCGAAGGGCTATGACCGTCTTGTCATTTGACTTGAGTCGTGAGGTGTTCTTTACAACACCCGTCGGGGAACAACCTTATGCTCCATACGCTGATCTTCTATGCTTGACAGTGTTAAATGGATCTATTGCTTTACTATCCAATCATCACGACGATGTTGTTTTTCACATATCTATTCTGGGTGAACTCGGTGTGAGTGAATCATGGATCAAACTATATACTTATGGCCCCTCACCTTCCATCCAATGGCCACCACTTGGATTTGGGAAGATGGGACATCTTTTCATTAGAAAAAAAGATCATGAAATCGCCTATGTTGATTTGAGCACCCAAATTATTGAGGAGGTTGGTATTACTGGTGGAAAGACAAATTATAATATTGGTGG